The following proteins are encoded in a genomic region of Glycine max cultivar Williams 82 chromosome 18, Glycine_max_v4.0, whole genome shotgun sequence:
- the CRK59 gene encoding cysteine-rich receptor-like protein kinase precursor: MHSNSFKLIFLCTLVILFNFPTTKAQESHDYLNQMCSESEIPANSTYEKNLRTLFSSLSSKATAKTFFYDTVVGRNSFDTVYGMFMCRGDVPSQLCGQCVVNATHTRDSEPGCSRSIWDVIWYEECMVRYSNVPFYSKVATHPFCYKWSLANISSNPASFMSLLYNTMNQTAHEAAISGNMYSTKQANYSNSETLYCLAQCTQDLSPQNCTACLTQAIEYLPNCCEGKQGGRVLFPSCNIRYELYPFFRNVTDEALPEGIVPETKYSHTDSEYSEDPGYISHNCSTDQIINDTAFESNLKTLFSDLTSNATSGNRNSKRAGAGTLQGFFTCRVDLSRTLCGECVQNATEKIFSACGLAAEGVIWYNHCWLRYSNRSFAMETSPSYVDLNVTDTDNRVQYSSHALTLISNKLAAMADGTGQTLDKYQSGTLILNNKQRVYILAQCALDLSSEDCGACLSDMIGSAIPWTRLGSLGGRVLYPTCILRFELFQFYDLIPTTAITHPLLLAPASGKGRSRTIILILTSAIIVLGVLFTFCYYLIRRKARNNKTILRENFGHESSTIESLQFNLPTIVAATNNFSYENKIGKGGFGEVYKGILSDERPIAVKRLSRTSKQGVEEFKNEVLLIAKLQHRNLVTFIGFCLEEQEKILIYEYVPNKSLDYFLFDTKLEKILTWSERHKIIEGIARGILYLHEYSRLKIIHRDLKPSNVLLDKNMNPKISDFGLAKIVELDQQEGSTNRIIGTYGFMAPEYAMFGQFSEKSDVYSFGVMVLEIISGKKNISSYEPRRVVDDGLLKFFWRHWRDETPFNTLDEKLKESYSEIEVIKCIQIGLLCVQEDPNARPTMMSIVSYLNNHSIELPTPHEPTFFLYNRMDPIAYESNSGQSSNSFISSSINEMSISTFYPR, translated from the exons atGCATTCGAATTCCTTCAAGCTCATCTTCCTTTGTACCCTTgttattttgttcaatttcCCAACTACTAAAGCACAGGAGTCCCACGATTATCTTAACCAAATGTGCAGTGAAAGCGAAATCCCTGCCAACAGCACCTATGAAAAGAACCTGAGGACTCTCTTCTCTTCCTTATCTTCGAAGGCAACCGCCAAAACATTCTTCTACGACACAGTGGTGGGCAGAAACTCCTTTGACACGGTGTATGGTATGTTCATGTGCAGGGGTGATGTACCCTCTCAACTCTGTGGGCAGTGTGTGGTAAATGCAACCCACACCCGAGATTCAGAGCCAGGTTGTTCCAGGTCCATATGGGATGTGATTTGGTACGAGGAGTGCATGGTTCGGTATTCCAACGTCCCTTTCTACTCCAAAGTGGCCACACATCCCTTCTGTTACAAGTGGAGCTTGGCCAATATCTCCTCCAACCCAGCAAGTTTCATGAGTTTGTTGTACAACACCATGAACCAAACTGCACATGAAGCAGCCATTTCTGGTAACATGTACTCCACAAAGCAAGCAAACTATTCTAATTCTGAGACCCTATACTGTCTGGCTCAGTGCACACAAGACCTCTCACCCCAAAACTGCACAGCCTGTCTTACTCAAGCAATAGAGTACCTCCCAAACTGCTGTGAAGGAAAGCAAGGAGGTAGAGTTTTGTTTCCCAGTTGTAACATTAGGTATGAATTGTACCCTTTCTTCCGCAATGTCACGGATGAGGCACTACCAGAAGGAATTGTTCCTGAGACAAAATATTCACACACGGATTCAGAATATTCAGAAGATCCTGGCTATATTTCTCACAACTGCTCAACCGACCAAATCATTAACGATACTGCTTTCGAATCAAACCTCAAGACCCTCTTCTCTGATTTGACTTCCAACGCCACCAGTGGCAACAGAAACAGCAAAAGAGCGGGAGCGGGAACACTGCAAGGCTTCTTCACGTGTCGTGTCGACCTTTCTCGTACCCTTTGTGGAGAATGCGTCCAAAACGCAACGGAGAAAATATTCTCCGCGTGTGGTTTGGCTGCGGAGGGTGTGATTTGGTACAATCACTGCTGGCTTCGCTATTCAAATCGATCATTTGCCATGGAAACAAGTCCCAGCTATGTGGATCTGAATGTCACCGACACCGATAATCGGGTGCAATATTCCTCTCATGCTTTGACATTGATATCCAATAAATTAGCTGCAATGGCGGATGGCACGGGCCAAACTCTTGACAAATATCAAAGTGGAACATTGATATTGAATAATAAACAAAGGGTGTATATTCTTGCTCAGTGTGCATTGGATCTATCTAGTGAAGATTGCGGTGCCTGCCTAAGTGATATGATTGGATCAGCAATTCCATGGACTCGTTTGGGAAGCCTAGGTGGCAGAGTTCTGTATCCTACCTGTATTCTCCGCTTTGAACTGTTCCAGTTTTACGATCTGATTCCCACCACAGCAATCACTCATCCACTTCTACTAGCACCAGCAtcag gAAAAGGTCGATCACGAACTATTATCTTGATCCTTACCTCCGCCATCATTGTTTTGGGGGTACTTTTCACCTTTTGCTACTATTTGATTCGAAGAAAAGCAAGGAATAATAAAACTATTCTCAGAGAAAACT tTGGACATGAAAGTTCCACCATAGAGTCATTGCAATTCAATTTGCCAACAATTGTAGCAGCTACAAACAACTTTTCATATGAGAACAAGATTGGCAAAGGAGGATTTGGGGAAGTTTATAAG GGCATTCTTAGCGATGAAAGACCAATAGCAGTAAAGAGGCTCTCAAGAACTTCAAAGCAAGGTGTAGAGGAGTTTAAAAATGAGGTTTTGTTGATAGCCAAACTTCAACATAGAAATTTAGTGACATTTATTGGATTTTGTCTTGAAGAGCAAgagaaaatacttatatatgAATACGTGCCAAACAAGAGTCTCGACTACTTCTTATTTG ATACTAAATTAGAAAAGATTTTGACTTGGTCTGAGCGTCACAAAATCATAGAAGGAATTGCTCGAGGAATTTTATATTTACACGAATATTCTCGACTTAAAATTATACATCGTGATCTTAAACCTAGTAATGTACTATTAGACAAAAATATGAATCCAAAGATTTCAGATTTTGGACTTGCTAAAATTGTTGAACTAGATCAACAAGAAGGAAGTACAAATAGAATTATTGGAACATA CGGCTTTATGGCTCCAGAGTATGCTATGTTTGGACAATTTTCTGAGAAATCGGATGTATACAGTTTTGGAGTTATGGTTCTCGAGATTATTAGTGGGAAAAAGAATATAAGTTCATATGAACCACGTCGTGTTGTTGATGATGGCCTTTTAAAATTT TTCTGGAGACATTGGAGGGATGAAACACCATTCAACACATTAGAcgaaaaattaaaggaaagtTATTCTGAAATTGAAGTCATCAAATGCATTCAAATTGGTTTATTATGTGTTCAAGAAGATCCAAATGCTAGACCAACAATGATGTCAATTGTCTCATATCTCAATAATCACTCGATTGAGTTGCCAACTCCACATGAACCAACCTTTTTCTTATACAATAGAATGGATCCAATTGCCTATGAATCAAATTCAGGGCAATCTTCCAACAGTTTCATATCATCCTCTATCAATGAAATGTCTATAAGTACATTCTACCCTAGATAA
- the CRK60 gene encoding cysteine-rich receptor-like protein kinase 25, whose amino-acid sequence MHSNSFKLIFLFTLIILFNFPTTKAQESHDYLNQLCTDSQTPANSTYEKNLRTLLSSLSSKATAKTFFYDTVVGRNSFDTVYGMFMCRGDVPSQLCGQCVENATHIKYSEPDCSRSIWDVIWYEECMVRYSNVSFFSKVATHPFGYESSLANISSNPASFMSLLYNTMNQTAHEAAISGNMYSTKQANYSNSETLYCLAQCTQDLSPQNCTACLTQAIEYLPDCCEGKQGGRVVFPSCNIRFELYPFFRNVTDEALPEGIVPETKYSHTDSEYSEDPGYISHNCSTDQIINDTAFESNLKTLFSDLTSNATSGNRNRKKAGTLQGFFTCRVDLSRTLCGECVQNATEKIFSTCGLAAEGVIWYNHCWLRYSNRSFAMETSPSYVDLNVTDTDNRVQYSSHALTLISNKLAAMADGTGQILDKYQNGTLILNNKQRVYILAQCALDLTSDDCGACLSDMIGSAIPWTRLGSLGGRVLYPTCILRFELFQFYDLIPTTAITHPLLLAPASGKGRSRTIILILTSAIIVLGVLFTFCYYSIRRKARNNKTILRENFGHESSSIESLQFNLPTIVAATNNFSYENKIGKGGFGEVYKGILSDGRPIAVKRLSRTSKQGVEEFKNEVLLIAKLQHRNLVTFIGFCLEEQEKILIYEYVPNKSLDYFLFDTKLEKVLTWSERYKIIEGIARGILYLHEYSRLKIIHRDLKPSNVLLDKNMNPKISDFGLAKIVELDQQEGSTNRIIGTYGFMAPEYAMFGQFSEKSDVYSFGVMVLEIISGKKNISSYEPRRVVDDGLLKFFWRHWRDETPFNTLDAKLKESYSEIEVIKCIQIGLLCVQEDPNARPTMMSIVSYLNNHSIELPTPHEPTFFLYNRMDPIAYESNSGQSSNSFISSSINEMSISTFYPR is encoded by the exons atGCATTCGAATTCCTTCAAGCTCATCTTCCTTTTTACCCTtattattttgttcaatttcCCAACTACTAAAGCACAGGAGTCCCACGATTATCTTAACCAACTGTGCACTGACAGCCAAACCCCTGCCAACAGCACCTATGAAAAGAACCTGAGGACTCTCTTATCTTCCTTATCTTCGAAGGCAACCGCCAAAACATTCTTCTACGACACAGTGGTGGGCAGAAACTCCTTTGACACGGTGTATGGTATGTTCATGTGCAGGGGTGATGTACCCTCTCAACTCTGTGGGCAGTGTGTGGAAAATGCAACCCACATCAAATATTCAGAGCCAGATTGTTCCAGGTCCATATGGGATGTAATTTGGTACGAGGAGTGCATGGTTCGGTATTCCAACGTCTCTTTCTTCTCCAAAGTGGCCACACATCCCTTCGGTTACGAGTCGAGCTTGGCCAATATCTCCTCCAACCCAGCAAGTTTCATGAGTTTGTTGTACAACACCATGAACCAAACTGCACATGAAGCAGCCATTTCTGGTAACATGTACTCCACAAAGCAAGCAAACTATTCTAATTCTGAGACCCTATACTGTCTGGCTCAGTGCACACAAGACCTCTCACCCCAAAACTGCACAGCCTGTCTTACTCAAGCAATAGAGTACCTCCCAGACTGCTGTGAAGGAAAGCAAGGAGGTAGAGTTGTGTTTCCCAGTTGTAACATTAGGTTTGAATTGTACCCTTTCTTCCGCAATGTCACGGATGAGGCACTACCAGAAGGAATTGTTCCTGAGACAAAATATTCACACACGGATTCAGAATATTCAGAAGATCCTGGCTATATTTCTCACAACTGCTCAACCGACCAAATCATTAACGATACTGCTTTCGAATCAAACCTCAAGACCCTCTTCTCTGACTTGACTTCCAACGCCACCAGTGGCaacagaaacagaaaaaaagcGGGAACACTGCAAGGCTTCTTCACGTGTCGTGTCGACCTTTCTCGTACCCTTTGTGGAGAATGCGTCCAAAACGCAACGGAGAAAATATTCTCCACGTGTGGTTTGGCTGCGGAGGGTGTGATTTGGTACAATCACTGCTGGCTTCGCTATTCAAATCGATCCTTTGCCATGGAAACAAGTCCCAGCTATGTGGATCTGAATGTCACCGACACCGATAATCGGGTGCAATATTCCTCTCATGCTTTGACATTGATATCCAATAAATTAGCTGCAATGGCGGATGGCACGGGCCAAATTCTTGACAAATATCAAAATGGAACATTGATATTGAATAATAAACAAAGGGTTTATATTCTTGCTCAGTGTGCATTGGATCTAACTAGTGATGATTGCGGTGCCTGCCTAAGTGATATGATTGGATCAGCAATTCCATGGACTCGTTTGGGAAGCCTAGGTGGCAGAGTTCTGTATCCTACCTGTATTCTCCGCTTTGAACTGTTCCAGTTTTACGATCTGATTCCCACCACAGCAATTACTCATCCACTTCTACTAGCACCAGCATCAG gAAAAGGTCGATCACGAACTATTATCTTGATCCTTACCTCCGCCATCATTGTTTTGGGGGTACTTTTCACCTTTTGCTACTATTCGATTAGAAGAAAAGCAAGGAATAATAAAACTATTCTCAGAGAAAACT tTGGACATGAAAGTTCCTCCATAGAGTCATTGCAATTCAATTTGCCAACAATTGTAGCAGCTACAAACAACTTTTCATATGAGAACAAGATTGGCAAAGGAGGATTTGGGGAAGTTTATAAG GGCATTCTTAGTGATGGAAGACCAATAGCAGTAAAGAGGCTCTCAAGAACTTCAAAGCAAGGTGTAGAGGAGTTTAAAAATGAGGTTTTGTTGATAGCCAAACTTCAACACAGAAATTTAGTGACATTTATTGGATTTTGTCTTGAAGAGCAAgagaaaatacttatatatgAATACGTGCCAAACAAGAGTCTCGACTACTTTTTATTTG ATACTAAACtagaaaaggttttgacttGGTCTGAGCGTTACAAAATCATAGAAGGAATTGCTCGAGGAATTCTATATTTACACGAATATTCTCGACTTAAAATTATACATCGTGATCTTAAACCTAGTAATGTACTATTAGACAAAAATATGAATCCAAAGATTTCAGATTTTGGACTAGCTAAAATTGTTGAACTAGATCAACAAGAAGGAAGTACAAATAGAATTATTGGAACATA CGGCTTTATGGCTCCAGAGTATGCTATGTTTGGACAATTTTCTGAGAAATCGGATGTATACAGTTTTGGAGTTATGGTTCTCGAGATTATTAGTGGGAAAAAGAATATAAGTTCATATGAACCACGTCGTGTTGTTGATGATGGCCTTTTAAAATTT TTCTGGAGACATTGGAGGGATGAAACACCATTCAACACATTAGATGCAAAATTAAAGGAAAGTTATTCTGAAATTGAAGTCATCAAATGCATTCAAATTGGTTTATTATGTGTTCAAGAAGATCCAAATGCTAGACCAACAATGATGTCAATTGTCTCATATCTCAACAATCACTCGATTGAGTTGCCAACTCCACATGAACCAACCTTTTTCTTATACAATAGAATGGATCCAATTGCCTATGAATCAAATTCAGGGCAATCTTCCAACAGTTTCATATCATCCTCTATCAATGAAATGTCTATAAGTACATTCTACCCTAGATAA